One segment of Anatilimnocola aggregata DNA contains the following:
- a CDS encoding DNA-methyltransferase, with translation MKPQCEECPLTSKEQQDAVIDATIRAAYLDPHSPTSHRAIASMLPSWIKADHKRVGRRVGELISTGALPQLNRRVGLDGKLRQGRKIPRADVPDDFQPEVTLLCGDAEQQLRTLDDDSVDCCVTSPPYFLQMDVCADQQIGQEQSVDQYIARLAKVFDEVRRILRRTGTLWINIGDTFRDGQSLLVPQRLALALTGRGWKLRGEIIVEKSNPAPRRYEGRLSPTHETLLVFALNVPHYFDVESLRLDFADEQNWGLARHHAPIRGTVWRFPPVRHEVGGHPAPMPIELARHCVTLGCPPGGTVLDPFLGIGTSLIAALENYRHGVGIELSPYYLSLARQRLPQASVV, from the coding sequence ATGAAGCCGCAATGCGAAGAGTGTCCGCTCACGTCGAAGGAACAGCAAGACGCCGTGATCGACGCCACGATCCGTGCTGCCTATCTCGACCCTCATTCGCCGACGTCGCATCGAGCAATTGCTTCGATGCTGCCTTCTTGGATCAAGGCCGATCACAAACGTGTTGGGCGGCGAGTAGGGGAGCTTATTTCAACTGGGGCGTTGCCCCAATTAAATCGGCGAGTTGGGCTAGATGGAAAGCTGCGGCAAGGGAGGAAGATTCCAAGAGCCGATGTCCCTGATGACTTCCAGCCGGAAGTGACCCTGCTCTGTGGTGATGCCGAGCAGCAACTGCGAACGTTGGACGATGATTCTGTGGATTGCTGCGTGACTTCGCCGCCATATTTTCTGCAGATGGATGTCTGCGCCGACCAGCAGATCGGACAGGAGCAAAGCGTCGATCAGTACATCGCCAGACTTGCGAAGGTCTTCGACGAGGTTCGCCGCATCCTACGGCGAACCGGCACGCTCTGGATCAACATCGGCGATACGTTTCGTGATGGCCAGTCGTTGCTAGTTCCGCAACGACTGGCCTTGGCGCTGACGGGCCGGGGCTGGAAACTGCGGGGCGAGATCATCGTCGAAAAGTCGAACCCAGCACCTCGTCGGTACGAAGGAAGGCTGTCTCCAACACACGAAACTCTGCTGGTTTTCGCTCTCAACGTGCCGCATTACTTTGACGTTGAATCATTACGACTCGATTTTGCAGATGAGCAGAACTGGGGTCTGGCTCGGCACCATGCTCCGATCCGAGGCACGGTCTGGCGATTTCCTCCTGTGCGCCATGAAGTCGGCGGTCATCCGGCCCCGATGCCGATTGAACTTGCACGGCATTGCGTCACTCTTGGTTGCCCTCCCGGCGGTACGGTTCTCGATCCCTTCCTGGGAATCGGCACGAGCCTGATCGCCGCCTTGGAGAACTATCGCCACGGAGTCGGGATCGAACTCTCGCCGTATTACCTCTCCTTGGCCCGGCAGCGGCTTCCTCAGGCTTCAGTGGTCTAG
- a CDS encoding RNA polymerase sigma factor, producing the protein MQQLLRALRLWLSERDAVNELRNNLATKIEAASVDYRNTFPTSVAPKPEQWLPHSAAAIGRSLLRDSLAENQVPNECLSPEFSLQLNQLAWGDLMLVAACVLGKEDANRELIRIIDEKIKPALVRRWGRQSAEEITDALPQTLHLKDERGLNQGRPRLLAYGGRARLETWLKALAARQVIDRWRRLRETSEVELDKHSAEAENSNENQDDDLALIREVVPNAFCELMKQLPKASEQQYRFAFYRCVRRWDNTLIAAELNVSKPRVTELSQQVFRRLISIIRQMAPELAKLSDDPSRERRTLWEDAIGEWFGETAPTFSEYADRQFASKI; encoded by the coding sequence ATGCAGCAGCTCTTGCGAGCACTTCGGCTTTGGCTTTCCGAGCGAGACGCGGTTAATGAACTGCGTAACAACTTGGCAACCAAGATCGAGGCCGCGTCGGTCGATTACCGGAATACATTCCCGACCTCAGTAGCACCAAAGCCTGAACAGTGGCTACCGCACTCGGCGGCGGCTATCGGTCGGTCGCTCCTCCGCGATTCCCTGGCTGAGAACCAAGTACCGAACGAATGCCTTTCTCCTGAATTCTCGCTCCAGCTAAATCAATTGGCATGGGGGGATCTGATGCTCGTTGCGGCCTGTGTACTCGGCAAAGAAGATGCAAATCGAGAACTGATTCGGATTATTGACGAGAAGATCAAGCCGGCACTAGTTCGGCGCTGGGGTCGACAAAGTGCGGAAGAAATTACCGATGCGTTGCCTCAAACCCTGCACTTGAAAGATGAACGCGGCTTGAACCAAGGCCGGCCGCGACTGCTGGCCTATGGTGGTAGGGCACGTCTCGAAACTTGGCTCAAGGCGCTTGCAGCAAGACAGGTGATCGACCGTTGGCGCCGACTTCGCGAGACCAGTGAAGTTGAATTGGACAAGCATAGTGCCGAGGCAGAAAATTCCAACGAAAACCAGGATGACGACCTCGCGCTGATCCGTGAAGTCGTTCCGAACGCCTTTTGCGAATTGATGAAGCAGCTACCAAAGGCAAGCGAACAGCAGTATCGGTTCGCGTTCTACCGGTGTGTTCGACGCTGGGATAACACCTTGATTGCAGCAGAGTTAAACGTCAGCAAACCACGTGTGACCGAATTGTCCCAGCAAGTGTTCCGCAGACTCATTTCCATTATTCGTCAAATGGCTCCCGAGCTTGCTAAGTTAAGCGACGATCCATCCCGAGAACGACGCACTCTGTGGGAGGACGCAATTGGTGAGTGGTTTGGAGAAACAGCACCAACATTTTCTGAATACGCCGATCGTCAGTTTGCCAGCAAGATCTGA
- a CDS encoding caspase family protein, translating into MSALIASHRLVILSVIALNSLLVFAVDSRISAAEAGEGKSWAVLIGAERYHRATHLKYTINDVRILSSTLRARGGYDEKQLLLMTDDESNARFLPLRTNLMKELPAFFDQIAPGDSVLVYFSGHGFKDREGKLYIAALDCDPSDPVKTGVPVAWLREQVANCRANFKLVVLDACHAGSEKGEDTAEASVAGKDIGDVFRNLEGVVTIASSTADEKSQIWDEKEQSLFSYWLNQGFKGHADENADAIVDMDELYKYVSRNVVATSKARFPRPQTPVRIVRSGTPDVPAVIRLKPRTLRQVLADNADVLATQVDKRQMAKIGVLEFTDNVGGIELLGASFGALGKWCTNEFEQRLMEAGADRFEIIDQRRLQNVLKTESFAIDDIGSAERMERLSSQVDGMSVVAIGTLTARQGRRVVIQTSLMGIDFRKLGTASGVAELNESEWAMLGRSVAFKPEDRRIDYTSKRTSTKPVSVIDTAISRAEQRSRVSHPLRDPQFPFPISIKVRRADRPQDPSQVREFIFKSVGEGDEQREECFLPVRKGEVLEVWIGNRSKDRTIMRCLVDGLNTLPEKDGDKGVTTWITGKRVNLDEARAWLLDPKDTKAAKVQGVPTFVLRGFASQVGTDGKMREFTVVDADRSLAARQKFTDQIGIITAAFYVDGNGPRGVGIDAVREISQDLRTVEAKIGNLISVVSIRYADADTLHGGK; encoded by the coding sequence ATGTCTGCCTTAATTGCTTCGCATCGCTTGGTCATCTTGAGTGTCATTGCGCTAAACAGCCTCTTGGTCTTTGCTGTCGATTCTCGGATTTCGGCCGCAGAGGCTGGGGAAGGCAAAAGCTGGGCGGTACTCATTGGTGCCGAGCGCTATCACCGGGCCACGCACCTTAAGTACACCATTAACGATGTTCGAATCCTATCGTCAACCCTGCGGGCGCGTGGCGGGTATGACGAAAAGCAATTGCTGCTGATGACCGACGACGAATCAAACGCACGCTTTCTGCCACTCCGAACTAACCTAATGAAAGAGCTCCCGGCATTCTTCGACCAGATCGCTCCAGGAGATTCGGTATTGGTGTACTTCAGTGGGCACGGGTTCAAGGACCGGGAAGGAAAGCTGTACATCGCTGCACTGGACTGCGATCCCTCAGATCCGGTGAAGACGGGCGTACCAGTCGCATGGCTCCGTGAGCAAGTTGCCAACTGCCGCGCCAACTTCAAATTGGTTGTGCTCGATGCTTGCCATGCTGGCTCCGAGAAGGGTGAGGATACAGCCGAGGCCAGTGTCGCTGGTAAGGATATTGGTGACGTGTTTCGTAACCTTGAGGGTGTGGTCACTATCGCAAGCTCGACGGCCGACGAGAAGAGTCAGATTTGGGATGAAAAGGAACAATCACTTTTCAGTTATTGGCTAAATCAGGGATTCAAAGGACATGCAGACGAGAATGCGGATGCCATCGTCGATATGGATGAGCTTTACAAATACGTATCCCGCAATGTAGTGGCCACCTCGAAGGCTCGCTTCCCTCGCCCTCAGACGCCTGTGCGAATTGTAAGGTCCGGCACGCCGGATGTTCCGGCAGTGATTCGACTCAAGCCCCGCACACTTCGGCAGGTGCTGGCCGACAATGCCGACGTCTTGGCAACTCAAGTTGATAAACGTCAGATGGCAAAAATTGGCGTGCTCGAATTCACCGACAACGTCGGTGGCATTGAACTCCTCGGTGCAAGTTTCGGGGCACTTGGAAAATGGTGCACGAATGAGTTCGAACAGCGCCTCATGGAAGCTGGTGCCGATCGATTTGAAATAATCGATCAACGGCGGCTCCAGAATGTTTTGAAGACCGAGAGTTTCGCAATCGACGACATTGGCTCTGCAGAACGTATGGAACGATTGTCTTCGCAAGTTGACGGTATGTCTGTCGTAGCGATAGGGACACTCACAGCAAGACAGGGTCGCCGTGTCGTTATCCAGACCTCATTAATGGGAATCGATTTTAGGAAACTCGGAACTGCTTCGGGCGTGGCAGAGCTTAACGAATCAGAATGGGCAATGCTTGGCCGTAGCGTGGCCTTCAAGCCAGAGGATCGCCGAATCGACTACACGTCGAAACGTACATCCACAAAACCTGTCTCTGTCATCGACACAGCAATCAGTCGGGCCGAACAAAGATCACGCGTTTCTCATCCCCTCCGCGATCCGCAGTTCCCCTTTCCGATTTCAATCAAGGTTCGACGCGCGGATCGCCCTCAAGACCCTTCTCAAGTACGTGAATTCATCTTCAAGTCGGTTGGGGAGGGCGACGAGCAACGAGAAGAATGCTTTCTCCCGGTTCGTAAAGGTGAGGTACTAGAGGTATGGATCGGCAATCGTTCCAAGGATCGGACGATCATGCGTTGCCTGGTGGATGGTCTAAATACTCTGCCTGAGAAGGATGGCGATAAGGGAGTGACCACGTGGATAACCGGAAAGCGTGTCAACCTGGACGAAGCGCGTGCTTGGCTCTTGGACCCGAAGGATACTAAAGCTGCAAAGGTGCAGGGAGTGCCCACTTTTGTGCTGAGGGGTTTCGCCTCGCAAGTGGGCACCGACGGCAAGATGCGAGAATTCACTGTGGTTGATGCAGATCGCTCGCTTGCCGCGAGACAAAAGTTTACCGATCAGATCGGAATTATCACTGCTGCGTTCTATGTCGATGGTAATGGACCTCGCGGCGTCGGGATCGATGCTGTTCGCGAGATTTCGCAAGACCTGCGAACGGTGGAAGCAAAGATTGGCAACCTGATAAGCGTAGTAAGTATTCGCTATGCCGATGCGGACACGCTGCATGGTGGCAAGTAG
- a CDS encoding tetratricopeptide repeat protein: MYRLLLSLVASIGFASAALLSNGIAADGYLVTVTAATAQIKSEQTVLGTVQRGTRLWVFEEKGDWIRVKVPGQEEKGWISAKQAQRIQFTAAQREDAKLANAHWGRGLELEKQQKLAEARREFEQCLVLERSVHGDHPNVADTLNSLGILTSDQGDYPAARKYYEEALVVYRKVLGNEHKSTAGTLNNLGILASDQGDYPAARKYYEEALAIQRKELGNEHPSTADTLSNLGVLARGQGDYPAARKYCEEALVVYRKVLGNEHKSTAGTLNNLGVLVSDQGDYPAARKYYEEALAIQRKVLGNEHPSTADTLSNLGVLARGQGDYPAARKYCEEALVVYRKVLGNEHTSTARTLNNLGVLVSDQGDYPAARKYYEEALVIKRKVLGNEHTSTADTLNNLGVLVSDQGDYSAARKYYEEALAIQRKVLGNEHPSTADTLNNLGILVQNQGDYPAARKYYEEALVVYRKVLGNEHTSTAETLNNLGILASDQGDYPAARKYYEEALVIKRKVLGNEHTITASTLINLAWLAADETDPSAAIAYLDQARRAIRFHEVRTLPGLSEAEQLAFLRNMHDKDWHNSLSWGRSERTTSRISEISAAWLVNGKGISEESLATGIQLEKPETAALVAQLRTLRGKLADIVRQPQSDERDRRQAELAAEQQRLVRLLGQARGEDLTSDPWVDIAGIRKAIPAKTMLVNTARLAPYNYKTKKRGVPLYVAWLIPSAGEGDVKIVDLGEAEAIDAAVTAFRKAMDEAGAAASASKGEKEAQAAVEKTLASVADLIWKPLAEHLADKEELILSPDAALWLVPWGALPVEDGKFLIEKYNLKYVISGRELVTKKADKPAGKSVVLADPDFDLGPSAATPAETTKLARRSITRLDRAQRLPGTAKEAEAIAPSLKTYSKRDPIVYLNREATESQFKQLVSPQVLVLGTHGFFFPQQEVETQNDDRLQLIGQEERRSVRTKDGQPLENPLLRCGVLLAGCNRPATAATTGLDDGVLTGLEIVNADLRGTELVVLSACQTGLGDVRSGEGVAGLRQAFQLAGAKAVVSTLWQIPDDESAQLMGDFFGYLAEGKSKAEALRFAQLNRIVEHREREGSAPAFYWGAYTLTE; this comes from the coding sequence ATGTATCGTTTGCTATTATCCCTCGTGGCGTCGATTGGATTCGCGAGTGCTGCATTGCTCAGTAATGGCATTGCCGCAGACGGGTACCTGGTGACCGTCACTGCAGCCACGGCCCAAATCAAAAGCGAGCAAACGGTGCTCGGCACCGTGCAACGCGGCACACGGCTGTGGGTGTTTGAAGAGAAGGGGGATTGGATCCGAGTGAAAGTCCCGGGACAGGAAGAGAAGGGTTGGATCTCGGCAAAGCAAGCCCAACGCATCCAATTCACGGCTGCCCAGAGGGAAGATGCCAAATTGGCAAATGCTCATTGGGGGCGTGGCCTTGAACTCGAAAAGCAGCAGAAGCTTGCGGAAGCGAGACGAGAATTCGAGCAATGCCTAGTACTGGAACGAAGCGTGCATGGAGACCATCCGAATGTGGCCGACACGCTGAACTCGCTCGGGATCCTTACCAGCGACCAAGGCGACTATCCCGCAGCCCGGAAGTACTACGAGGAGGCCCTGGTCGTCTATCGCAAGGTGCTGGGAAACGAGCACAAGAGTACGGCTGGCACACTGAACAACCTCGGCATCTTGGCCAGCGACCAAGGCGATTATCCCGCAGCCCGGAAGTACTACGAGGAGGCCCTGGCAATTCAACGCAAGGAGCTTGGAAACGAGCACCCGAGCACGGCCGACACGCTGAGCAACCTCGGTGTCTTGGCCAGGGGCCAAGGGGACTATCCCGCAGCCCGGAAGTACTGCGAGGAGGCCCTTGTCGTCTATCGCAAGGTGCTTGGAAACGAACACAAGAGTACGGCTGGCACGCTGAACAACCTCGGCGTCTTGGTCAGCGACCAAGGCGATTATCCCGCAGCCCGGAAGTACTACGAGGAGGCCCTGGCAATTCAACGCAAGGTGCTTGGAAACGAGCACCCGAGCACGGCCGACACGCTGAGCAACCTCGGTGTCTTGGCCAGGGGCCAAGGGGACTATCCCGCAGCCCGGAAGTACTGCGAGGAGGCCCTGGTCGTCTATCGCAAGGTGCTGGGAAACGAGCACACGAGCACGGCCAGGACTCTGAACAACCTCGGCGTCTTGGTCAGCGACCAAGGCGACTATCCCGCAGCCCGGAAGTACTACGAGGAGGCCCTGGTAATCAAACGCAAGGTACTTGGAAACGAGCACACGAGCACGGCCGACACGCTGAACAACCTCGGCGTCTTGGTCAGCGACCAAGGCGATTATTCCGCAGCCCGGAAGTACTACGAGGAGGCCCTGGCAATTCAACGCAAGGTGCTTGGAAACGAGCACCCGAGCACGGCCGACACGCTGAACAACCTCGGCATCTTGGTCCAGAACCAAGGGGACTATCCCGCAGCCCGGAAGTACTACGAGGAGGCCCTGGTCGTCTATCGCAAGGTGCTTGGAAACGAGCACACGAGCACGGCCGAAACGCTGAACAACCTCGGCATCTTGGCCAGCGACCAAGGGGACTATCCCGCAGCCCGTAAGTATTACGAAGAGGCCCTGGTAATCAAACGCAAGGTACTTGGAAACGAGCACACAATCACGGCCAGCACGCTGATCAACCTCGCGTGGCTCGCTGCTGACGAGACGGACCCGTCCGCGGCGATTGCCTATCTCGATCAGGCACGCCGCGCTATCCGCTTCCATGAGGTGCGCACGTTGCCGGGTCTTTCGGAGGCGGAACAGTTGGCCTTCTTGCGAAATATGCACGACAAGGATTGGCACAATAGTTTGTCCTGGGGACGGAGCGAACGAACCACCTCTCGAATTAGCGAAATTTCTGCTGCCTGGCTGGTGAATGGCAAAGGAATCAGCGAAGAATCGTTGGCCACGGGGATTCAACTCGAAAAACCCGAAACGGCGGCGCTCGTCGCCCAGTTGCGAACACTCCGTGGCAAGTTGGCGGACATCGTTCGCCAACCACAGAGCGACGAGCGGGATCGCCGGCAAGCGGAGTTGGCGGCAGAACAGCAGCGACTGGTGCGCCTCCTCGGCCAGGCTCGCGGTGAAGACCTGACGAGCGATCCGTGGGTTGACATCGCGGGCATTCGGAAAGCAATTCCTGCGAAGACGATGCTAGTCAATACAGCGCGACTTGCTCCCTATAATTACAAGACGAAGAAGCGAGGCGTTCCGCTCTACGTCGCCTGGCTCATTCCCTCTGCAGGTGAGGGTGACGTTAAGATTGTCGATCTTGGGGAGGCTGAGGCGATCGATGCCGCGGTAACTGCCTTTCGGAAGGCGATGGACGAAGCTGGTGCTGCTGCCTCGGCTAGCAAAGGTGAGAAGGAAGCCCAGGCCGCGGTTGAAAAAACCCTGGCCTCTGTGGCCGATCTCATTTGGAAGCCGCTCGCCGAACACCTGGCTGACAAGGAGGAACTAATTCTCAGTCCCGACGCGGCGCTGTGGCTCGTTCCTTGGGGCGCATTGCCGGTGGAGGATGGCAAGTTCCTGATTGAGAAATACAACCTCAAGTATGTGATTAGCGGGCGGGAGTTAGTGACGAAGAAAGCCGACAAACCAGCGGGGAAATCGGTCGTGCTAGCCGATCCTGATTTTGATCTTGGTCCTAGTGCTGCAACGCCTGCTGAAACGACAAAATTGGCTCGCCGTTCAATCACTCGGCTGGATCGGGCTCAACGGCTGCCCGGTACAGCGAAGGAAGCGGAAGCCATCGCGCCGAGCTTGAAGACTTATAGCAAGCGGGACCCGATCGTCTATCTGAACCGCGAAGCGACAGAGAGCCAATTCAAGCAACTGGTCTCTCCGCAGGTGCTGGTGCTCGGTACACACGGATTCTTCTTCCCGCAACAGGAGGTCGAAACCCAGAACGACGATCGCTTGCAGTTGATTGGACAAGAAGAGCGTCGTTCCGTTCGCACCAAAGACGGTCAACCACTCGAAAATCCGTTGTTACGTTGCGGTGTGCTGCTGGCCGGCTGCAACCGACCAGCAACCGCCGCGACAACCGGGCTGGATGACGGTGTGCTTACAGGCCTCGAAATTGTGAACGCAGATCTACGGGGCACCGAACTGGTGGTACTCAGTGCCTGCCAAACAGGCCTGGGCGACGTGCGCAGTGGCGAAGGAGTGGCTGGGCTAAGGCAAGCGTTTCAACTTGCTGGTGCCAAAGCCGTGGTCTCCACGCTCTGGCAGATCCCCGACGACGAAAGCGCGCAACTGATGGGCGACTTCTTCGGCTATCTGGCTGAAGGGAAAAGTAAGGCTGAAGCCCTCCGCTTCGCCCAACTCAACCGAATCGTCGAACACCGAGAGCGTGAAGGCTCCGCCCCTGCCTTCTACTGGGGTGCATATACGCTCACGGAATAA
- a CDS encoding CHAT domain-containing protein, producing MNRYLLCVVTVIGFAITPLLGSLSAADGYMVTVTAATAQIKSEQTVLGTVPRGTRLWVFEEKGSWIQVKVPGKEKKGWLSAQQAQRIQYTAAQREEGKLANAHWERGLELEKQQKLAEARREFEQCLVLERRVRGDHPDVAVTLNSLGNLTRGQGDYPAARKYYEEALVVYRKVLGNEHPSTADTLNNLGILARGQGDYPAARKYYEEALVVYRNVLGNEHPSTADTLNNLGVLVSDQGDYPAARKYYEEALVVYRKVLGNEHPSTANTLNNLGVLVSDQGDYPAARKYYEEALVVYRKVLGNEHTDTANTLGNLGNLAGGQGDYTAARKYYEEALVVYRKVLGNEHPSTANTLNNLGVLVSDHGDYPAARKYYEEALVVYRKVLGNEHTDTANTLNNLGILARGQGDYTAARKYYEEALAIKRKVLGNEHPSTADTLNNLGVLVSDQGDYPAARKYFEEALAIQRKVLGNEHTSTANTLNNLGNLAGGQGDYPAARKYYEEALAIKRKVLGNEHPSTADTLINLAWLAADETDPSAATAYLDQARRAIRFHEVRTLPGLSEAEQLAFLRNMHDKDWHNSLSWGRSERTTSRISECSAAWLVNGKGISEESLATGIQLEKPETAALVAQLRTLRGKLADIVRQPQSDERDRRQAELEAEQQRLVRLLGQARGEDLTSDPWVDIAGIRKAIPAKTMLVNTARLAPYNYKTKKRGVPLYVAWLIPSAGEGDVKIVDLGEAEAIDAAVTAFRKAMDEAGAAASASKGEKEAQAAVEKTLASVADLIWKPLAEHLADKEELILSPDAALWLVPWGALPVEDGKFLIEKYNLKYVISGRELVTKKADKPAGKSVVLADPDFDLGPSAATPAETTKLARRSITRLDRAQRLPGTAKEAEAIAPSLKTYGKRDPIVYLNREATESQFKQLVSPQVLVLGTHGFFFPQQEIETKDDDRLQLIGREERGTVRIKDGQPLENPLLRCGVLLAGCNRPATAETAGQEDGVLTGLEIVNADLRGTELVVLSACQTGLGDVRNGEGVAGLRQAFQLAGAKAVVATLWQIPDDESAQLMGDFFGYLAEGKSKAEALRFAQLNRIVEHREREGSAPAFYWAAYTLTE from the coding sequence GGCACACGGCTGTGGGTGTTTGAGGAGAAAGGGAGTTGGATACAGGTGAAGGTGCCAGGGAAGGAAAAGAAGGGGTGGCTGTCGGCACAGCAAGCCCAGCGCATCCAATACACGGCTGCCCAGAGGGAAGAGGGCAAATTGGCAAATGCTCATTGGGAGCGTGGCCTGGAACTCGAAAAGCAGCAGAAGCTTGCGGAAGCGAGACGAGAATTCGAGCAATGCCTAGTACTGGAACGACGCGTGCGCGGAGACCATCCGGATGTGGCGGTCACGCTGAACTCGCTCGGAAACCTTACCAGGGGCCAAGGCGACTATCCCGCAGCCCGGAAATACTACGAGGAGGCCCTGGTCGTCTATCGCAAGGTGCTTGGAAACGAGCACCCGAGCACCGCAGACACGCTGAACAACCTCGGCATCTTGGCCAGGGGTCAAGGCGACTATCCCGCAGCCCGGAAATACTACGAGGAGGCCCTGGTCGTCTATCGCAACGTGCTTGGAAACGAGCACCCGAGCACGGCAGACACGCTGAACAACCTCGGCGTCTTGGTCAGCGACCAAGGCGATTATCCCGCAGCCCGGAAATACTACGAGGAGGCCCTGGTCGTCTATCGCAAGGTGCTTGGAAACGAGCACCCGAGCACGGCCAACACGCTGAACAACCTCGGCGTCTTGGTCAGCGACCAAGGCGATTATCCCGCAGCCCGGAAGTACTACGAGGAGGCCCTGGTCGTCTATCGCAAGGTGCTTGGAAACGAGCATACCGACACGGCCAACACGCTGGGCAACCTCGGCAACTTGGCCGGGGGCCAAGGCGACTATACCGCAGCCCGGAAATACTACGAGGAGGCCCTGGTCGTCTATCGCAAGGTGCTTGGAAACGAGCACCCGAGCACGGCCAACACGCTGAACAACCTCGGCGTCTTGGTCAGCGACCACGGCGATTATCCCGCAGCCCGGAAGTACTACGAGGAGGCCCTGGTCGTCTATCGCAAGGTGCTTGGAAACGAGCATACCGACACGGCCAACACGCTGAACAACCTCGGCATCTTGGCCAGGGGCCAAGGCGACTATACCGCAGCCCGCAAGTACTACGAGGAGGCCCTGGCAATCAAACGCAAGGTGCTTGGAAACGAGCACCCGAGCACCGCCGACACGCTGAACAACCTCGGCGTCTTGGTCAGCGACCAAGGCGACTATCCCGCAGCCCGGAAGTACTTCGAGGAGGCCCTGGCAATCCAACGCAAGGTGCTTGGAAACGAGCACACGAGCACGGCCAACACGCTGAACAACCTCGGCAACTTGGCCGGGGGCCAAGGCGACTATCCCGCAGCCCGGAAGTACTACGAGGAGGCCCTGGCAATCAAACGCAAGGTGCTTGGAAACGAGCACCCGAGCACGGCCGACACGCTGATCAACCTCGCGTGGCTCGCTGCTGACGAGACGGACCCGTCCGCGGCGACTGCCTATCTCGATCAGGCACGCCGCGCCATTCGCTTCCATGAGGTGCGCACGTTGCCGGGTCTTTCGGAGGCGGAACAGTTGGCCTTCTTGCGAAATATGCACGACAAGGATTGGCACAATAGTTTGTCCTGGGGACGCAGCGAACGAACTACCTCTCGAATTAGCGAATGTTCTGCTGCCTGGCTGGTGAATGGCAAAGGAATCAGCGAAGAATCGTTGGCCACGGGGATTCAACTCGAAAAACCCGAAACGGCGGCGCTCGTCGCCCAGTTGCGAACACTCCGTGGCAAGTTGGCGGACATCGTTCGCCAACCACAGAGCGACGAGCGGGATCGCCGGCAAGCGGAGTTGGAAGCAGAACAGCAACGGTTAGTTCGCTTACTAGGCCAGGCTCGCGGTGAAGACCTGACGAGCGATCCGTGGGTTGACATCGCGGGCATTCGGAAAGCAATTCCTGCGAAGACGATGCTAGTCAATACAGCGCGACTTGCTCCCTATAATTACAAGACGAAGAAGCGAGGCGTTCCGCTCTACGTCGCCTGGCTCATTCCCTCTGCAGGTGAGGGTGACGTTAAGATTGTCGATCTTGGGGAGGCTGAGGCGATCGATGCCGCGGTAACTGCCTTTCGGAAGGCGATGGACGAAGCTGGTGCTGCTGCCTCGGCTAGCAAAGGTGAGAAGGAAGCCCAGGCCGCGGTTGAAAAAACCCTGGCCTCTGTGGCCGATCTCATTTGGAAGCCGCTCGCCGAACACCTGGCTGACAAGGAGGAACTAATTCTCAGTCCCGACGCGGCGCTGTGGCTCGTTCCTTGGGGCGCATTGCCGGTGGAGGATGGCAAGTTCCTGATTGAGAAATACAACCTCAAGTATGTGATTAGCGGGCGGGAGTTAGTGACGAAGAAAGCCGACAAACCAGCGGGGAAATCGGTCGTGCTAGCCGATCCTGATTTTGATCTTGGTCCTAGTGCTGCAACGCCTGCTGAAACGACAAAATTGGCTCGCCGTTCAATCACTCGGCTGGATCGGGCTCAACGGCTACCCGGTACTGCGAAAGAAGCGGAAGCGATCGCTCCGAGCTTGAAGACGTATGGCAAGCGAGATCCGATCGTCTACCTGAACCGCGAAGCGACAGAGAGCCAATTCAAGCAACTCGTCTCGCCCCAGGTATTGGTTTTGGGCACGCATGGATTCTTCTTTCCTCAACAAGAGATCGAGACCAAGGACGATGATCGCTTGCAGTTGATTGGACGAGAAGAGCGTGGTACCGTTCGCATTAAAGACGGTCAACCACTGGAAAATCCGTTGCTACGTTGCGGTGTGCTGCTGGCCGGCTGCAACCGACCGGCAACCGCTGAGACTGCGGGCCAGGAAGACGGTGTGCTTACAGGCCTTGAAATTGTGAACGCAGATCTACGGGGCACCGAACTGGTGGTTCTCAGTGCCTGCCAAACGGGTCTCGGCGACGTGCGAAACGGCGAAGGAGTGGCTGGGCTAAGGCAAGCGTTTCAACTGGCCGGTGCGAAGGCTGTCGTCGCCACGCTCTGGCAAATTCCCGACGACGAAAGCGCGCAACTGATGGGCGACTTCTTCGGCTATCTGGCAGAGGGAAAGAGTAAGGCTGAAGCCCTCCGCTTCGCCCAACTCAACCGCATCGTTGAACACCGAGAGCGTGAAGGCTCCGCCCCTGCCTTCTACTGGGCTGCTTACACGCTCACCGAATAG